A single Syngnathus acus chromosome 8, fSynAcu1.2, whole genome shotgun sequence DNA region contains:
- the LOC119125842 gene encoding adhesion G protein-coupled receptor E5 isoform X1: MEGRWKLLLLALCLSSILALSESSCPQGFYWVKGECNDVDECEVDEDYPDHTNPCGNHAHCYNTDGSFYCTCDDGYQTDIKTTNFTIPSTLTCRDINECLENEDICGSRPCINTDPMYRCGCNQGFVANVNSDCDDVNECLEENFCGPNATCINTVGSYNCVCKAGFATKSGNVPQEPCEAVCSVDETNHCGNGTCHIGASGSYCTCHTGFTNYKNKAARCTELDCDAFKDAENLEANVPIEQNLMMQLKKGCVDLAKGAESEDLDDQNLLLKLLEIIDHLLSTGALNNTRKVSIFLDLVESTLRLVGPLVKDSRINKSSPYTELELLSLKGPEAPRGVQILRTKPVKLHIHLETVSGDASQYPGFASVSLVSYANLETFTDAFSSGMNPEANERFIINSKVATVSVTNTNTSHLEKPVMLTFSHLTQVNGSRHVCVFWNTSQGSWSTDGCIAVKSNSEFTVCSCNHLSTFAVLMALYDVEATFELQVVTWVGLSLSLICLLICILTFSLIRSIQSPRTTIHLHLCISLFVAAFIFLVGISRTENQTTCAVIAGFLHFFFLAAFCWMCLEGVQLFRMVIFVFNTNFPTLYMMLGGYGVPAVIVAISAMVNHKGYGTQRYCWLNVEFIWSFLGPACVIIAINIFFFLITVWKLAQKFSSLNPDLNTLQKIKAFTITAVAQLCVLGTTWIFGCFQFEESTMVMSYLFTIFASLQGLMLFVMHCLFSKQVRDEYGNLLSRFSGPPKKSYSEFSSFPSRQHASNSSQNTGESHI, encoded by the exons CTCTGTGTCTGTCGTCCATCTTGGCGCTGTCAGAGTCCTCGTGCCCCCAGGGATTTTATTGGGTGAAAGGTGAATGCAATG ATGTAGACGAGTGTGAGGTGGATGAGGACTACCCTGACCACACGAATCCATGCGGAAACCACGCGCACTGTTACAACACCGATGGCAGCTTCTACTGCACGTGCGATGATGGTTATCAAACCGATATAaagacaacaaattttacCATTCCGTCAACTTTAACATGTCGCG ATATAAATGAATGTTTGGAAAACGAAGACATTTGTGGATCGCGACCTTGTATCAACACCGACCCAATGTACCGTTGTGGTTGTAATCAGGGATTCGTCGCCAATGTTAATTCTGACTGCGACG ATGTGAATGAGTGTCTCGAGGAAAATTTCTGCGGGCCTAATGCGACGTGCATCAACACGGTTGGCAGTTATAACTGTGTCTGCAAAGCCGGCTTTGCAACCAAGTCTGGCAATGTACCTCAGGAGCCATGTGAAG CCGTATGTTCAGTTGATGAGACGAACCACTGCGGAAATGGAACGTGCCACATTGGAGCCAGCGGCTCTTACTGCACGTGCCACACCGGCTTCAccaattataaaaataaagccGCTCGTTGCACAG AGTTAGACTGCGATGCATTCAAAGACGCAGAGAACCTTGAAGCG AATGTCCCCATTGAACAGAATCTGATGATGCAGCTGAAAAAAGGTTGTGTGGATCTGGCCAAGGGGGCGGAGTCAGAAGACTTAGATGACCAGAACCTACTTTTG AAACTTTTGGAGATCATTGACCACCTCTTGTCCACTGGCGCTCTGAATAACACCAGGAAGGTGTCCATCTTTCTGGACCTAGTAGAGAGCACATTGAGACTGGTGGGACCTCTTGTTAAAGACTccagaataaataaatcatcccCCTATACAg AACTGGAGCTGCTTTCTCTCAAAGGACCCGAGGCACCTCGGGGAGTTCAGATATTACGAACTAAGCCAGTCAAGTTGCATATCCACTTGGAAACAGTTTCTGGAGATGCTTCCCAATACCCAG GCTTCGCAAGTGTCTCCTTGGTCAGCTATGCAAACCTGGAAACTTTCACCGACGCCTTCTCCAGTGGGATGAATCCAGAAGCAAACGAAAGATTCATCATCAACTCCAAAGTGGCGACTGTCTCCGTCACAAACACCAACACCAGCCACCTGGAAAAGCCAGTTATGCTAACTTTTAGCCACCTGACACAG GTGAACGGGTCTCGGCACGTGTGCGTGTTTTGGAACACCTCCCAGGGGAGCTGGTCTACCGACGGGTGCATAGCAGTGAAGTCCAACTCTGAATTCACCGTGTGCTCCTGCAACCACTTGAGCACATTTGCCGTGCTCATGGCCCTCTACGACGTTGAG GCAACGTTCGAGTTGCAGGTGGTGACCTGGGTGGGATTGTCCCTGTCACTAATTTGCCTCCTCATCTGCATCCTGACCTTCTCGCTCATCCGGTCCATCCAAAGCCCCCGGACCACCATCCACTTACACCTGTGCATCAGCCTATTTGTCGCCGCCTTCATCTTTCTCGTGGGGATTTCTCGTACAGAGAACCAG ACTACCTGTGCAGTGATTGCAGGCTTTCtgcatttcttcttcttggctgCATTCTGCTGGATGTGTCTGGAAGGCGTGCAGCTATTCCGGATGGTCATCTTTGTGTTCAACACCAACTTTCCAACCCTCTATATGATGTTGGGGGGCTACGGTGTCCCGGCTGTGATTGTCGCCATCTCCGCTATGGTCAACCACAAAGGATACGGCACCCAAAGATA CTGTTGGTTAAATGTGGAATTCATCTGGAGTTTTTTGGGCCCGGCTTGTGTCATCATTGCT ATCAACATATTCTTCTTTCTCATCACGGTGTGGAAGTTGGCGCAGAAATTTTCAAGTCTGAACCCTGACCTGAACAccttacagaaaataaa AGCTTTCACCATCACTGCAGTGGCCCAGCTGTGCGTGCTTGGCACCACGTGGATTTTTGGTTGCTTCCAATTTGAGGAGAGCACCATGGTCATGTCTTACCTGTTCACCATCTTCGCCAGCCTGCAGGGCCTTATGCTGTTTGTGATGCATTGTCTGTTCTCCAAGCAG GTGAGGGATGAGTATGGAAACCTCCTGTCCAGATTCAGTGGACCGCCGAAGAAAAGCTACTCTGAATTCAGCTCATTTCCCAGCAGACAGCAC GCCTCCAATAGCAGCCAGAACACAGGAGAATCGCACATCTGA
- the LOC119125842 gene encoding adhesion G protein-coupled receptor E5 isoform X2, whose protein sequence is MEGRWKLLLLALCLSSILALSESSCPQGFYWVKGECNDVDECEVDEDYPDHTNPCGNHAHCYNTDGSFYCTCDDGYQTDIKTTNFTIPSTLTCRDINECLENEDICGSRPCINTDPMYRCGCNQGFVANVNSDCDDVNECLEENFCGPNATCINTVGSYNCVCKAGFATKSGNVPQEPCEAVCSVDETNHCGNGTCHIGASGSYCTCHTGFTNYKNKAARCTELDCDAFKDAENLEANLMMQLKKGCVDLAKGAESEDLDDQNLLLKLLEIIDHLLSTGALNNTRKVSIFLDLVESTLRLVGPLVKDSRINKSSPYTELELLSLKGPEAPRGVQILRTKPVKLHIHLETVSGDASQYPGFASVSLVSYANLETFTDAFSSGMNPEANERFIINSKVATVSVTNTNTSHLEKPVMLTFSHLTQVNGSRHVCVFWNTSQGSWSTDGCIAVKSNSEFTVCSCNHLSTFAVLMALYDVEATFELQVVTWVGLSLSLICLLICILTFSLIRSIQSPRTTIHLHLCISLFVAAFIFLVGISRTENQTTCAVIAGFLHFFFLAAFCWMCLEGVQLFRMVIFVFNTNFPTLYMMLGGYGVPAVIVAISAMVNHKGYGTQRYCWLNVEFIWSFLGPACVIIAINIFFFLITVWKLAQKFSSLNPDLNTLQKIKAFTITAVAQLCVLGTTWIFGCFQFEESTMVMSYLFTIFASLQGLMLFVMHCLFSKQVRDEYGNLLSRFSGPPKKSYSEFSSFPSRQHASNSSQNTGESHI, encoded by the exons CTCTGTGTCTGTCGTCCATCTTGGCGCTGTCAGAGTCCTCGTGCCCCCAGGGATTTTATTGGGTGAAAGGTGAATGCAATG ATGTAGACGAGTGTGAGGTGGATGAGGACTACCCTGACCACACGAATCCATGCGGAAACCACGCGCACTGTTACAACACCGATGGCAGCTTCTACTGCACGTGCGATGATGGTTATCAAACCGATATAaagacaacaaattttacCATTCCGTCAACTTTAACATGTCGCG ATATAAATGAATGTTTGGAAAACGAAGACATTTGTGGATCGCGACCTTGTATCAACACCGACCCAATGTACCGTTGTGGTTGTAATCAGGGATTCGTCGCCAATGTTAATTCTGACTGCGACG ATGTGAATGAGTGTCTCGAGGAAAATTTCTGCGGGCCTAATGCGACGTGCATCAACACGGTTGGCAGTTATAACTGTGTCTGCAAAGCCGGCTTTGCAACCAAGTCTGGCAATGTACCTCAGGAGCCATGTGAAG CCGTATGTTCAGTTGATGAGACGAACCACTGCGGAAATGGAACGTGCCACATTGGAGCCAGCGGCTCTTACTGCACGTGCCACACCGGCTTCAccaattataaaaataaagccGCTCGTTGCACAG AGTTAGACTGCGATGCATTCAAAGACGCAGAGAACCTTGAAGCG AATCTGATGATGCAGCTGAAAAAAGGTTGTGTGGATCTGGCCAAGGGGGCGGAGTCAGAAGACTTAGATGACCAGAACCTACTTTTG AAACTTTTGGAGATCATTGACCACCTCTTGTCCACTGGCGCTCTGAATAACACCAGGAAGGTGTCCATCTTTCTGGACCTAGTAGAGAGCACATTGAGACTGGTGGGACCTCTTGTTAAAGACTccagaataaataaatcatcccCCTATACAg AACTGGAGCTGCTTTCTCTCAAAGGACCCGAGGCACCTCGGGGAGTTCAGATATTACGAACTAAGCCAGTCAAGTTGCATATCCACTTGGAAACAGTTTCTGGAGATGCTTCCCAATACCCAG GCTTCGCAAGTGTCTCCTTGGTCAGCTATGCAAACCTGGAAACTTTCACCGACGCCTTCTCCAGTGGGATGAATCCAGAAGCAAACGAAAGATTCATCATCAACTCCAAAGTGGCGACTGTCTCCGTCACAAACACCAACACCAGCCACCTGGAAAAGCCAGTTATGCTAACTTTTAGCCACCTGACACAG GTGAACGGGTCTCGGCACGTGTGCGTGTTTTGGAACACCTCCCAGGGGAGCTGGTCTACCGACGGGTGCATAGCAGTGAAGTCCAACTCTGAATTCACCGTGTGCTCCTGCAACCACTTGAGCACATTTGCCGTGCTCATGGCCCTCTACGACGTTGAG GCAACGTTCGAGTTGCAGGTGGTGACCTGGGTGGGATTGTCCCTGTCACTAATTTGCCTCCTCATCTGCATCCTGACCTTCTCGCTCATCCGGTCCATCCAAAGCCCCCGGACCACCATCCACTTACACCTGTGCATCAGCCTATTTGTCGCCGCCTTCATCTTTCTCGTGGGGATTTCTCGTACAGAGAACCAG ACTACCTGTGCAGTGATTGCAGGCTTTCtgcatttcttcttcttggctgCATTCTGCTGGATGTGTCTGGAAGGCGTGCAGCTATTCCGGATGGTCATCTTTGTGTTCAACACCAACTTTCCAACCCTCTATATGATGTTGGGGGGCTACGGTGTCCCGGCTGTGATTGTCGCCATCTCCGCTATGGTCAACCACAAAGGATACGGCACCCAAAGATA CTGTTGGTTAAATGTGGAATTCATCTGGAGTTTTTTGGGCCCGGCTTGTGTCATCATTGCT ATCAACATATTCTTCTTTCTCATCACGGTGTGGAAGTTGGCGCAGAAATTTTCAAGTCTGAACCCTGACCTGAACAccttacagaaaataaa AGCTTTCACCATCACTGCAGTGGCCCAGCTGTGCGTGCTTGGCACCACGTGGATTTTTGGTTGCTTCCAATTTGAGGAGAGCACCATGGTCATGTCTTACCTGTTCACCATCTTCGCCAGCCTGCAGGGCCTTATGCTGTTTGTGATGCATTGTCTGTTCTCCAAGCAG GTGAGGGATGAGTATGGAAACCTCCTGTCCAGATTCAGTGGACCGCCGAAGAAAAGCTACTCTGAATTCAGCTCATTTCCCAGCAGACAGCAC GCCTCCAATAGCAGCCAGAACACAGGAGAATCGCACATCTGA